One genomic segment of Sorex araneus isolate mSorAra2 chromosome X, mSorAra2.pri, whole genome shotgun sequence includes these proteins:
- the MRPL35 gene encoding 39S ribosomal protein L35, mitochondrial translates to MAAPVVAGVLRLTSGLLRPLNKILVSSAYPNCARNACSALTAQQFSCLQTPVVSSVPRFITSVRNVTCGHATGILPRVASLLPNIQTHPVRTLTYCSTRKGKRKTVKAVVYRFLRLHSGLWLRRKAGYKKKLWKKTAARKKRLREFVFCNKTQSKLLDKMTTSFWKRRNWYADDPYQNYHDRTNLKV, encoded by the exons ATGGCGGCCCCCGTCGTTGCTGGTGTGCTGAGATTAACCTCAG GGCTCTTGCGGCCACTGAATAAAATTTTGGTGTCTTCAGCCTATCCAAACTGTGCCAGGAATGCCTGCTCTGCGCTGACTGCCCAGCAGTTTAGTTGTCTTCAAACTCCAGTTGTTTCCTCTGTTCCCAGATTTATCACATCTGTCAGGAATGTGACTTGTGGCCATGCTACAGGGATCCTCCCCAG agTGGCTTCCTTGCTTCCAAATATTCAGACACATCCGGTCAGAACATTAACATACTGCAGCACGagaaaaggcaagagaaaaaCTGTAAAAGCTGTTGTCTATAGGTTTCTTCGGCTTCATTCTGGCCTCTGGCTAAGAAGGAAG GCTGGTTATAAGAAGAAATTGTGGAAAAAGACAGCTGCAAGGAAAAAACGCCTGAGGGAATTTGTGTTCTGCAATAAAACCCAGAGTAAGCTCTTAGACAAAATGACAACATCTTTCTGGAAGAGGCGAAACTGGTATGCTGATGACCCTTATCAGAATTACCACGACCGAACAAACCTGAAAGTATAG